A region of the Candidatus Giovannonibacteria bacterium genome:
GAAAAAAACGCGGACGGAATCAGGAGAATTGATTCCGGAGTTAAAAAAACGCTGAAAACCCGAAAAGAAAGCGAACGGCTTTGGGAAATTTTTGAGTTTTTGGATAAATTAATCAAAACAACAAAGCCCGACGCGCTTTCCACGGAAAAATTGTTCTTTGCCAAAAACGTAAAAACCGCTCTTATAATCGGCGAGGTCAGGGGGGTGATATTGGCGGTTGCCCAAAAGCACGGCCTCCCGGTAAGCGAATTCACCCCGTCGGAGGTGAAGATGGCCGTCTGTGGATATGGCCGGGCCAGCAAGGAAAGCGTGGCCTCTATGCTCGCAATTTCCATAAACTTGCCTAAAATCAAGCTGCTGGACGACGAAACTGACGCTTTGGCAATAGCCCTTACCGGACTAGTAAGGAGCCGTTTTCCATAACTTATCCACAAGCCCTGTTTGCGCCCAATTTTAAACTTTCCTAAACTTTGAAAGATAAGATTAAAAGGGCGTAAAATTTTTAAAATATGGCCAATAAGAAAAACAGCGGGTTCGGCGATTCTGTAAGCGACGATGCGCTGAACGGCGATATCGGCGCAGATGAAAAAGATGCCGGTTCGGACGGCGAAAACGACGACGCGGAAGAGTTGGAAAATCCGGATTCGTGGGAGTTGGAAGAGGATGTGGAAGAGTAAATCATTTAACTTCCACTTTTATAAATTTATATTTTCCTATTTTAACAACGCCGTTCTCAACGGCTCCTCCGGCGCGTAAAACTCTGCGCCCGTTCAAATCAACCCCCCCTCCAGCGATAAGCCGCTTGGCATCCGATTTTGATTTTGCAAGTTTCGCTCTCGCCAAAAAATCGGCCCATTCCTCTCCCGTCCGCGCGTAGAAAGTTTTTAAATTTGCGGGGGTTTCCTTTTCGGAAAAAGCTTTTTCAAAGTTTTCTCTGGCTTTTTCCGCCGTTGCCTTAGAATGCAGAAGG
Encoded here:
- the ruvC gene encoding crossover junction endodeoxyribonuclease RuvC is translated as MKILGIDPGIERLGWGLLEKNADGIRRIDSGVKKTLKTRKESERLWEIFEFLDKLIKTTKPDALSTEKLFFAKNVKTALIIGEVRGVILAVAQKHGLPVSEFTPSEVKMAVCGYGRASKESVASMLAISINLPKIKLLDDETDALAIALTGLVRSRFP